The proteins below are encoded in one region of Ereboglobus luteus:
- a CDS encoding nuclear transport factor 2 family protein → MKKFLILCLFPVLALMSSCNAQSSNDERDVAVAAEKLRAAMLSAKAADLNAIAADNLLYGHSSGRLETKTEFVDTIVSGRSVFVTIDITDQKIKVTGDTAIVCHTFTAKTNDSGKPGNVKIGIMLVWQKQKGEWKLLGRQAFRK, encoded by the coding sequence ATGAAAAAATTCCTCATCCTCTGCCTTTTTCCCGTTCTCGCGCTGATGTCCTCGTGCAATGCGCAATCGTCGAACGACGAGCGCGATGTCGCCGTCGCCGCCGAAAAACTGCGCGCCGCCATGCTCTCGGCCAAGGCCGCCGACCTGAACGCCATCGCCGCCGACAACCTCCTCTACGGCCATTCCAGCGGACGCCTCGAAACCAAGACCGAGTTCGTCGACACGATTGTCAGCGGACGCTCGGTGTTCGTGACGATTGATATTACCGACCAGAAAATCAAGGTAACCGGCGACACCGCGATCGTCTGCCACACCTTCACGGCCAAGACCAATGACAGCGGCAAGCCCGGCAACGTGAAGATCGGCATCATGCTCGTCTGGCAAAAACAAAAAGGCGAATGGAAGCTGCTCGGCCGCCAAGCATTTAGAAAGTGA
- a CDS encoding GDSL-type esterase/lipase family protein translates to MKKHIAYIALAFVLLVPAFAQKKYGGATKPEPQISSRTGMVSVGWWERHAKLVDRAQAGGFDIMFIGDSITHQWENKGLKVWNEKLAPLDAKPFGIGGDRTENLLWRLQWGLLDGESNPKLVVMMIGTNNTGHRMDKPADIAAGVKACIDEIQKRKPDAKILVLAIFPRSAKANDEKRLNNEAANKLIQKFADSKKVYYADINKVFLTDSGVLEKSVMPDLLHLTPDSYHLWADAVIPEIKKIYPGK, encoded by the coding sequence ATGAAAAAACATATCGCTTATATTGCCCTTGCATTTGTCCTGCTGGTTCCCGCCTTCGCCCAAAAGAAATACGGCGGCGCCACCAAGCCCGAGCCGCAGATCAGCTCGCGAACCGGCATGGTTTCCGTCGGCTGGTGGGAACGCCACGCCAAGCTCGTTGATCGCGCCCAGGCGGGCGGTTTCGACATCATGTTCATCGGCGACTCAATCACGCACCAATGGGAAAACAAGGGGCTGAAAGTTTGGAACGAAAAACTCGCCCCTCTTGACGCGAAACCCTTCGGCATCGGCGGCGACCGCACGGAAAACCTCCTCTGGCGCCTGCAGTGGGGTCTTCTTGATGGCGAATCGAATCCGAAACTCGTCGTCATGATGATCGGCACCAACAACACCGGGCACCGCATGGACAAGCCCGCCGACATCGCCGCCGGCGTGAAAGCCTGCATCGACGAAATCCAAAAGCGCAAACCCGACGCCAAGATTCTCGTGCTCGCCATCTTCCCGCGCAGCGCCAAGGCCAACGACGAGAAACGGCTGAACAACGAGGCCGCGAACAAACTCATCCAGAAATTCGCCGACAGCAAAAAGGTTTACTACGCCGACATCAACAAGGTGTTCCTCACAGACAGCGGCGTCCTGGAAAAAAGCGTGATGCCCGACCTCCTCCACCTCACGCCCGATAGCTACCACCTTTGGGCCGACGCGGTCATTCCCGAAATCAAAAAAATCTATCCGGGAAAATAA
- a CDS encoding PAS domain-containing sensor histidine kinase has translation MSLSRLIKTRVTIAWLAVAVIGVAAGAHGYYGKRSGKVQELEHAARGAALVMAIPEVSRLTGTRADESRDDYKHVKTRLREMRGVYPGRGNIYVFRINPETGDAVCLADSMEDDSPAGSRPGDVLPGKSAANDAPRTLRDGVVTINKSLSDEHGRWITAYSRIEDGSARNFVRFDRDRRRWCGGLAGAALTHALYAWLLLGVPISVYLLVKHYSKQARFIEQLRAAVDQSAAGMVIIDENGIIRYVNDSLCAMSKFTREQMVGQHWMNSAEDLDREKLDRMTEMSAKGKSWFEVLECEDKHGRKYLARMTSTPVHDRAGKIIAYITVVSDMSEFVRQANELREAKEQAEAADKAKGIFLATMGHEVRTPLNSIMGYSELLKDTALTDEQSDYVRSIRASSEMLGRLAENILDFTRVERGVMRIKNEPVDVRVVVRNVLDGMMPRMEGKRLRVWQDVSPDVPAHIMTDSTRLQQVLANLVGNAVKFTQKGEVGVKVRMRMLTTPPFKTPAEGAPAENDQAQEEKIRLQFTVSDTGIGIAPEDQSRLFKPFVQLDSSASRHYEGIGLGLVISYDLVRLMGGSISVASEKDKGSTFSFDIICGKAVM, from the coding sequence ATTGGCGTGGCGGCGGGGGCGCACGGGTATTACGGCAAGCGAAGCGGAAAGGTTCAGGAACTTGAACACGCCGCGCGCGGCGCGGCGCTCGTCATGGCGATTCCGGAAGTGTCAAGGCTGACCGGCACGCGCGCCGACGAGTCGCGCGATGACTACAAGCACGTGAAAACCAGGCTGCGCGAAATGCGCGGCGTGTATCCGGGCCGCGGAAACATATATGTCTTTCGCATAAACCCGGAAACCGGGGACGCGGTATGCCTGGCGGATTCGATGGAGGATGACTCCCCGGCGGGGTCGCGACCCGGGGATGTTTTGCCGGGAAAATCAGCCGCGAATGACGCGCCAAGGACACTGCGCGACGGTGTCGTGACCATTAACAAATCGCTGTCCGACGAACACGGCCGCTGGATCACGGCCTATTCGCGAATCGAGGACGGCAGCGCGCGCAACTTCGTGCGCTTCGACAGGGACCGGAGGCGCTGGTGCGGCGGCCTGGCCGGAGCGGCGCTCACGCACGCCCTTTACGCATGGCTGCTGCTCGGCGTGCCCATATCGGTGTATCTTTTGGTGAAACATTATTCGAAGCAGGCCCGCTTCATCGAGCAACTGCGCGCCGCGGTGGACCAAAGCGCCGCCGGCATGGTGATCATAGACGAAAACGGCATCATCCGCTACGTGAACGACAGCCTGTGCGCCATGAGCAAGTTCACCCGCGAACAAATGGTTGGCCAACACTGGATGAACAGCGCGGAAGATCTCGACCGAGAGAAACTGGACCGGATGACGGAGATGTCAGCCAAGGGAAAATCGTGGTTCGAGGTTTTGGAGTGCGAGGACAAACACGGGAGGAAATACCTGGCGCGCATGACCTCCACGCCCGTGCATGACCGCGCGGGAAAAATCATCGCATACATCACGGTGGTGTCGGACATGAGCGAGTTTGTGCGCCAGGCCAACGAACTGCGCGAAGCCAAGGAGCAGGCCGAGGCGGCGGACAAGGCGAAGGGCATCTTCCTGGCGACAATGGGGCACGAAGTGCGCACGCCGCTCAACAGCATCATGGGCTACTCCGAATTGCTCAAGGACACCGCCCTGACGGACGAGCAGAGCGACTATGTGCGGTCGATCCGCGCCAGCAGCGAAATGCTCGGCAGGCTCGCGGAAAACATCCTCGATTTCACACGCGTCGAACGCGGCGTCATGAGAATAAAAAACGAGCCCGTCGACGTGCGCGTCGTGGTGAGAAACGTGCTCGACGGCATGATGCCCAGAATGGAAGGCAAGCGCCTGCGCGTCTGGCAGGACGTGTCGCCGGACGTCCCCGCGCACATCATGACCGACTCGACGCGATTGCAGCAGGTGCTGGCCAACCTGGTTGGCAACGCGGTCAAGTTCACACAAAAAGGCGAGGTCGGCGTGAAAGTGCGCATGCGCATGCTGACAACGCCGCCGTTCAAAACCCCCGCCGAAGGAGCGCCCGCTGAAAACGACCAGGCGCAGGAGGAAAAAATCCGCCTGCAATTTACCGTCAGCGACACGGGCATCGGCATCGCGCCCGAGGATCAATCGCGCCTCTTCAAACCCTTTGTGCAACTGGATTCGTCGGCGTCGCGCCACTACGAAGGCATCGGGCTCGGCCTGGTGATCTCGTATGACCTTGTGCGCCTGATGGGCGGCAGCATTTCGGTGGCGAGCGAAAAGGACAAAGGCTCGACCTTCTCGTTTGATATTATTTGCGGAAAAGCGGTCATGTAA
- a CDS encoding LOG family protein — MAMNNDQFWTSLDGQVLTVRPNLSEHTVSLTIAFWPRNPAEFDFMKEHLDDLHFTERSTLARIGLEIMRATPLTVDGNRLVFDAETFLFDHSFPNAPYWKKLFRSGMPIGRLFYAPESQKLSSTEIWDAISANAIKLPNTISIDRNGSVFLTSHPVRYTLNPRLQRADFEALVSGNAGRAYLDKVQVRHETPILTVEPRSGILTSCSMYLKEHYVLLNRGVGNFGIHTSAVLLDPIKTFGTNIMLEIYNPGDQPVVNPVVSVEVFRAPTPADTDTKTLAKKRARLLSTATDIYGALDETPPKDNGSVEPPKPRTRVTFKGQNATQDNTSVFINAGQFTDAATLRDKINAAGACGYRTLIQALDAAPEDADTLLVDTFPNLPEHIELLARLPNLKLRRIIFRKPSRTHGFFLSYNAHGRLENYHDIGIDVYWHNSQLNDLYLHTYKKNHGFFIREELGRKFQESTILAMYGSAVGLDQTDTDRISSLMDKLTGFIGTNVGVLTGGGGGVMRLATEQARMKGALTGACFLELEAQPPEIGVDFFNTFQETSRHYRQKWFEVADFCIFNVGGVGTLEEIGIEMCNLKLGIRPRIPYIFYNAQFWTSLRDQVEEMVSSKRAPAWMLDYILFSNDPDEVVDFYKKTLRVL, encoded by the coding sequence ATGGCTATGAACAACGACCAATTCTGGACCAGCCTCGACGGACAGGTCCTCACCGTCCGGCCCAATCTCTCCGAGCACACCGTTTCGCTCACCATCGCCTTCTGGCCGCGCAACCCCGCCGAGTTCGACTTCATGAAGGAGCACCTCGACGACCTGCACTTCACCGAGCGCAGCACGCTCGCGCGCATCGGCCTCGAAATCATGCGCGCCACGCCGCTCACCGTCGACGGCAACCGCCTCGTGTTCGACGCCGAGACGTTTCTCTTCGACCACTCGTTTCCCAACGCGCCCTATTGGAAAAAACTCTTCCGCTCCGGCATGCCCATCGGCCGCCTCTTCTACGCGCCCGAGTCGCAAAAGCTTTCCTCCACGGAAATCTGGGACGCCATTTCCGCCAACGCCATCAAGCTCCCCAATACCATTAGCATCGACCGCAACGGCAGCGTGTTTCTCACATCGCACCCCGTGCGCTACACGCTCAACCCGAGGCTCCAGCGCGCCGATTTCGAGGCGCTCGTCTCCGGCAACGCCGGCCGCGCCTACCTCGACAAGGTGCAGGTGCGCCATGAGACGCCCATCCTCACCGTCGAGCCGCGCTCGGGCATCCTCACCAGTTGCTCCATGTATTTGAAAGAGCACTACGTGCTGCTCAACCGCGGCGTCGGCAACTTCGGCATTCACACTTCCGCCGTGCTCCTCGACCCGATAAAAACCTTCGGCACGAACATCATGCTCGAAATCTACAACCCCGGCGACCAGCCCGTTGTAAATCCCGTCGTGTCAGTCGAAGTTTTCCGCGCCCCGACACCCGCCGACACCGACACAAAAACCCTCGCCAAAAAACGCGCGCGCCTCCTCTCCACCGCGACCGACATCTACGGTGCGCTCGACGAAACCCCGCCCAAGGACAACGGCTCTGTCGAACCGCCGAAACCGCGCACCCGCGTCACCTTCAAGGGGCAAAACGCCACGCAGGATAACACCAGCGTGTTCATCAACGCAGGCCAGTTCACCGACGCCGCCACGCTCAGGGACAAGATCAACGCCGCCGGTGCCTGTGGCTACCGCACGCTCATTCAGGCGCTCGACGCCGCGCCGGAGGACGCCGACACGCTCCTCGTGGACACCTTCCCTAACCTTCCCGAGCACATCGAGCTCCTCGCGCGCCTGCCCAACCTCAAGCTCCGCCGCATCATCTTCCGCAAGCCCTCGCGCACGCACGGTTTCTTCCTCTCCTACAACGCGCACGGCCGCCTCGAAAACTACCACGACATCGGCATCGACGTTTACTGGCACAACTCCCAACTCAACGACCTCTACCTCCACACCTACAAAAAAAACCACGGCTTCTTCATTCGCGAGGAGCTCGGCCGCAAGTTCCAGGAATCCACCATCCTTGCCATGTATGGCAGCGCCGTCGGGCTCGACCAAACCGACACCGACCGCATCTCCTCGCTCATGGACAAGCTGACCGGTTTCATCGGCACCAACGTCGGCGTCCTCACCGGCGGCGGCGGCGGCGTCATGCGACTCGCCACCGAGCAGGCCCGCATGAAGGGCGCGCTCACCGGCGCATGCTTCCTGGAACTCGAGGCGCAACCGCCCGAGATCGGAGTGGACTTCTTCAACACCTTCCAAGAAACCTCGCGCCATTACCGCCAAAAATGGTTCGAAGTCGCGGACTTTTGCATCTTCAACGTCGGCGGCGTCGGCACGCTCGAGGAAATCGGCATCGAAATGTGCAACCTCAAGCTCGGCATCCGGCCGCGCATCCCGTATATATTCTACAATGCGCAATTCTGGACGAGCCTGCGCGACCAGGTGGAGGAAATGGTCTCCAGCAAACGCGCACCCGCGTGGATGCTCGACTACATCCTCTTCAGCAACGACCCCGACGAGGTTGTGGATTTCTATAAAAAGACGCTGCGGGTGTTGTGA
- a CDS encoding FAD-binding oxidoreductase, with protein sequence MNTPTLESSLAEIVGAKNILTESEDIIPYSFDGTAAIKRLPRAIVFPSDAQQISEILKLARSQTPPVPVVTRGSGTGLSGGSVPVEGALVVCLTKMNRVLELDTANLTLLAEAGAVTQEIYDAADKAGLFYPPDPGSMRVSTIGGNVAENAGGLRGLKYGVTRNYVMGMEVVLADGSVCWLGNKCVKDVAGYNLRDLFIGSEGTLGIITKVLLKLLPKPAARQTLLATYAQMDAAAATVSDIIASKIIPCTLEFLDRKTIRCVEDFAHAGLPLDAEAVLLIESDGHAAAVADEAAQIEEIARKHGATSVRRARDSAEAAQLATARRSAFSALARLRPTTILEDATVPRSELAHMVRFVEGVATRHALDIATFGHFGDGNLHPTILTDERNTDEMHRVEAAMREIFDEALRVGGTITGEHGVGLAKKKFLPAQLGDASYTLLKNIKRALDPDGLLNPGKIFD encoded by the coding sequence ATGAACACCCCGACGCTCGAGTCCTCCCTCGCCGAAATCGTCGGCGCGAAAAACATCCTCACCGAATCCGAGGATATCATCCCTTACAGTTTCGACGGCACCGCGGCGATCAAGCGGCTCCCGCGCGCGATCGTGTTTCCCTCCGACGCGCAACAGATTTCCGAAATCCTCAAGCTCGCGCGTTCGCAAACCCCACCCGTTCCCGTCGTCACGCGCGGCAGCGGCACGGGGCTTTCCGGCGGCAGCGTGCCGGTCGAGGGCGCGCTCGTTGTTTGCCTCACAAAAATGAACCGTGTCCTGGAATTGGACACGGCCAACCTCACGCTTCTCGCCGAGGCCGGCGCGGTGACGCAGGAAATCTACGACGCGGCCGACAAGGCCGGCCTGTTTTACCCGCCCGATCCCGGCTCGATGCGCGTCTCGACCATCGGCGGCAACGTCGCCGAAAACGCAGGCGGCCTGCGAGGTCTCAAATACGGCGTCACGCGCAACTACGTCATGGGCATGGAGGTCGTGCTCGCCGACGGCTCCGTGTGCTGGCTCGGCAACAAGTGCGTGAAGGATGTCGCCGGTTACAATCTCCGCGACCTGTTCATCGGCAGCGAGGGCACGCTCGGCATCATCACAAAGGTGCTGCTAAAGCTCCTTCCAAAGCCCGCCGCGCGCCAGACGCTTCTCGCCACCTACGCGCAAATGGACGCGGCGGCGGCGACCGTGTCCGACATCATCGCGTCGAAAATCATTCCCTGCACGCTTGAGTTTCTCGACCGGAAAACAATCCGCTGCGTCGAGGATTTCGCGCACGCCGGGCTTCCGCTCGACGCCGAGGCGGTGCTCCTCATCGAGTCCGACGGCCACGCCGCGGCCGTTGCCGACGAAGCCGCGCAAATCGAGGAAATCGCCCGCAAGCACGGCGCGACAAGCGTGCGCCGCGCGCGCGATTCCGCCGAGGCCGCGCAGCTCGCCACCGCGCGCCGCAGCGCGTTCAGCGCGCTCGCGCGCCTAAGGCCGACCACGATCCTTGAGGACGCCACCGTGCCGCGCAGCGAACTCGCGCACATGGTGCGTTTTGTCGAGGGCGTCGCCACGCGCCATGCGCTCGACATCGCGACCTTCGGCCATTTCGGCGACGGCAACCTGCACCCGACGATTCTCACTGACGAGCGCAACACCGACGAGATGCACCGTGTCGAGGCGGCAATGCGGGAGATCTTCGACGAGGCCCTGCGCGTCGGCGGCACGATCACCGGCGAGCACGGCGTGGGCCTTGCGAAAAAGAAATTCCTCCCCGCGCAACTCGGCGACGCCAGCTACACGCTGTTGAAAAACATCAAGCGCGCGCTCGATCCCGACGGCCTGCTCAACCCCGGAAAGATTTTCGACTAA
- the purD gene encoding phosphoribosylamine--glycine ligase, whose translation MSQTLPKSILVVGSGGREHAIIKSLLASPAKPRVVCAPGNAGIADEIHCFPEVAADNIVGLVELAQREQIDFVVVGPEVPLSLGLVDALAAANIPAYGPKADGARLEASKIYTKEILLKYKIPTAEAATFDNAPAAVEYLRTHPAPIVIKADGLAAGKGVVVAQTTAEAEAAVHDLLALNAATASDQSKILIEACLTGEETSILVIVSGRDYYILPTSQDHKRIGDGDTGPNTGGMGTYSPAEVVTSELLARIDREIVSPSVNAIADEGIDFRGTLFIGIMLTPTGPQVLEYNTRFGDPETQVVLPRLDTDLLALLWAAAKGNLAEVARDVRVRPEAAICVVVASKGYPGKFPKGIPITLPAALPPQTTIIHAGTARDKDNRLVTAGGRVLGVTSLAPTLAEAASRAYAACDEIECETKYCRRDIGAKQLNRK comes from the coding sequence ATGTCACAAACCCTTCCGAAATCCATCCTTGTCGTCGGCTCCGGCGGACGCGAACACGCCATCATCAAATCGCTCCTCGCGTCGCCCGCAAAACCGCGCGTCGTTTGCGCGCCGGGCAACGCCGGTATCGCCGATGAAATCCACTGCTTCCCCGAGGTTGCCGCCGATAACATCGTCGGCTTGGTCGAACTCGCGCAGCGCGAGCAAATCGACTTCGTGGTCGTTGGTCCCGAGGTGCCGCTTTCGCTTGGATTGGTCGACGCACTTGCCGCCGCGAACATCCCCGCCTACGGCCCGAAGGCCGACGGCGCGCGTCTCGAAGCCTCGAAAATTTACACCAAGGAAATCCTGCTCAAATACAAAATCCCCACCGCCGAGGCCGCGACCTTCGACAACGCACCCGCTGCCGTCGAATATCTTCGCACGCACCCCGCGCCTATCGTGATCAAGGCCGACGGACTCGCCGCGGGCAAAGGTGTCGTTGTCGCGCAAACCACTGCCGAAGCCGAGGCCGCCGTCCACGACCTTCTCGCGCTCAACGCCGCGACAGCTTCCGACCAATCCAAAATCCTCATCGAAGCCTGCCTCACTGGAGAGGAAACTTCCATCCTCGTGATCGTTTCCGGGCGCGATTATTACATCCTCCCGACCTCGCAGGATCACAAGCGCATCGGCGACGGCGACACCGGCCCGAACACCGGCGGCATGGGCACGTATTCGCCCGCCGAGGTGGTCACGTCGGAATTGCTTGCGCGCATTGACCGCGAAATCGTGAGCCCCTCGGTCAACGCGATTGCCGACGAGGGCATTGATTTTCGCGGCACGCTTTTCATCGGCATCATGCTCACGCCGACCGGCCCGCAAGTGCTCGAATACAACACCCGCTTCGGCGATCCCGAAACGCAAGTTGTGCTTCCGCGCCTCGACACCGACTTGCTCGCGCTCCTTTGGGCCGCCGCCAAGGGCAACCTCGCAGAGGTCGCGCGCGACGTGCGCGTGCGCCCCGAAGCCGCGATCTGCGTGGTTGTCGCATCGAAGGGTTATCCGGGTAAATTTCCAAAAGGCATCCCCATCACCCTTCCCGCCGCATTGCCGCCTCAAACGACAATCATCCACGCCGGCACCGCGCGCGACAAAGACAACCGGCTCGTCACCGCCGGCGGCCGCGTGCTCGGCGTGACCTCACTCGCCCCCACGCTCGCCGAGGCCGCGAGTCGCGCCTACGCCGCGTGCGACGAAATCGAGTGCGAGACAAAATACTGCCGCCGCGACATCGGCGCGAAGCAGTTGAACCGGAAATAA
- a CDS encoding (Fe-S)-binding protein: protein MQNLLKSLDYSVLQQCMHCGMCLPVCPTYAETKEERHGPRGRISLMRAIADGELEVTRAFGDEMYYCLGCLACTSACPAGVNYAELFETARAEVERRHVIKSTQRDFWRWSVVKVLFTRPRLLRLAGRGLWLWRVTGMQALTRALRLTYLLPRRLRELEPQAPRVGAKFSHQLIKPVETPSKKVARTFLSVPPSQTAVPFRRVAVLTGCVQDLAFPEINRATVDVLLANNCEVHTPPVQPCCGSLHAHNGDLESARTLARRLIDMIPPESFDAIISNAGGCGSHLRHYDHLLRDDPAYAARAVEWSRKLRDISEYLVEIDFRKPEARAVTQTVTYHESCHLCHGQKVSAQPRAVLRAIPGVELHECPEATWCCGSAGIYNITQPVTAGRLQDRKMANLRRAHAGIITTANPGCHLQIQNGLRAEKDTITEVAHPVVLLARAYAAERK, encoded by the coding sequence ATGCAAAATCTCCTCAAGTCGCTCGACTACTCCGTGCTCCAGCAATGCATGCATTGCGGCATGTGCCTGCCCGTCTGCCCGACTTACGCGGAGACGAAAGAGGAGCGCCACGGGCCGCGCGGACGCATCTCGCTCATGCGCGCCATCGCCGACGGCGAACTCGAAGTCACGCGCGCGTTTGGTGACGAAATGTATTACTGCCTCGGCTGCCTCGCATGCACCAGCGCGTGCCCGGCGGGCGTCAACTACGCCGAACTTTTCGAGACCGCGCGCGCCGAGGTCGAGCGCCGGCATGTGATCAAATCGACGCAGCGCGACTTCTGGCGCTGGTCGGTTGTGAAGGTGCTTTTTACGCGCCCGCGTTTGCTGCGCCTCGCCGGACGCGGCTTGTGGCTCTGGCGAGTGACGGGCATGCAGGCGCTCACGCGCGCGCTGCGGCTTACGTATTTGCTGCCGCGCCGCCTCCGCGAACTCGAACCGCAGGCACCGCGCGTCGGCGCGAAATTTTCGCATCAGTTGATCAAGCCGGTCGAAACGCCGTCCAAAAAGGTAGCACGGACATTCTTGTCTGTGCCACCTTCGCAAACCGCCGTTCCGTTTCGCCGCGTCGCCGTGCTCACCGGCTGCGTGCAGGACCTCGCGTTTCCCGAGATCAACCGCGCCACGGTCGATGTGCTTCTCGCCAACAACTGCGAGGTTCACACGCCGCCCGTGCAGCCGTGCTGCGGCTCGCTGCACGCGCACAACGGCGACCTTGAATCCGCGCGCACGCTCGCGCGCCGCCTCATCGACATGATTCCGCCGGAAAGCTTCGACGCGATCATCAGCAACGCCGGCGGCTGCGGCTCGCACCTGCGGCACTACGATCATTTGTTGCGCGACGATCCGGCTTACGCGGCGCGCGCCGTGGAGTGGTCGCGCAAGCTGCGCGATATTTCCGAGTATCTCGTCGAGATCGATTTTCGCAAACCCGAGGCGCGCGCGGTCACGCAAACCGTGACGTATCACGAATCCTGCCATCTTTGCCACGGGCAGAAAGTCAGCGCGCAGCCGCGCGCGGTGTTGCGCGCGATTCCCGGTGTGGAGTTGCACGAATGCCCGGAGGCGACTTGGTGCTGCGGCTCGGCGGGCATTTACAACATCACGCAACCCGTCACCGCCGGACGCCTCCAGGATCGCAAAATGGCCAACCTCCGCCGCGCGCACGCGGGGATCATCACCACGGCAAATCCCGGCTGCCACCTGCAAATCCAAAACGGACTGCGCGCCGAAAAAGACACCATCACCGAGGTCGCGCACCCGGTCGTCCTCCTCGCCCGCGCCTACGCCGCCGAGCGCAAATGA